Sequence from the Candidatus Woesearchaeota archaeon genome:
ATCGCACGAGGACTCGTTGCGTTTAGCAACAGTGCAGCTTTGAAAAATACCTTTTTAGAATATGACCGATTATTGCTTGTCGCAGATATCCGACATAAAGAAAGCGCGAAACCAAACAGTCACGGACAAGCACGATCTAAGGTTCAGAAATCGTACAGATGAGGCCAAGATGATAATTCAAATTCGATGTTACAGTTGTGGAAAACCAATTGCACACCTCTGGGAAGAATATACAAAAAGAACTGAAAAAGGAGAAGAGCGAAAGAAAGTTCTTGATTCTCTTGGATTGAAACGATACTGCTGCAGACAGACACTCATGGGTCATGTTGATCTCTTAGAAGTCGCAGGACACTTTAAGAAGTTTTGATTTCTTATTTTTTCTATCATTTATACGTTCTGATATTCTTCAACATACAGATCATACAATGCTAAGTAATCCGTATTCTCTGGATCGTACTCTGTATACAATCCATTATTCCAGTGAAACGCAACTCGGCGCCATCGTTCTTCTTCTGACTCTTCTGGATATTGCAATGTAAATAAGTTATATGCTGGAACTGCGTAGCCTGTCAGGAAACGTTCTAGGTTTTGCTCTGGATCAAATGGCTCTGTTAAAGCAGTGACTTCTCCCATATCAATCCAACTACCATAATCTTGCATGCGCATTGCATAATAGTACTCTTCATTGGAGTTATCTGGTGAATCTAAGCAGAATGGATATGGTGATCCTTGATACATCCAACCTGTCAATTTTGTGAGCCCTAACCCATGGGGATAATTGTCTGTGGTAAACGAACACTCAGGACGAGCTTCATTCCAATTTTCATCTCCTTCGATTCCATCATCATAGCTCACATCAGTATTGTTGAAACTTGACTCTCTTCTCACTATTGCTTTCAGGAACCACGATGGAACATCATATTGCTCTGCAATTTCTTCGATAATTTCTATAATTTCTTCTTCTGAATATTCTTGTACTTGTTCCTCATTTATTTGTTCTTCTGATTCGTTTTCTATAGTTTCTTCACCTCGTGAACTCTCTTCTTGCAATGCTTCGAATTGCTGCAAGAGATTTTGTGCATCATAATTATTATATTGTTGAAGTTCATTGATCCATCTGTTGATTTCATTTTCTAGTTCTTCGCTCTCTTGCACTGAAAGATGCTCTTGTTTTTGCTGTTTTATTTCGAAGAGTGCTTGCTCTGCTTCCTCAAAGAGTGCGTTCTCTGCTTGCTTTGCACTCTCTTTTTTCTCTGTTTTGTTTTCTGTTGTTATTGCAATTGTATTGTACGCAGGTGTTATGATTTCTCCTCTATCCCCTGCTTTCTCTTCAAGTGTATTTTCTGTTGAGAAGAGAAAAAAAAGAATTAGTCCAAATGTGATAATAGCGGTGAGAAGAAATACCCATTCAACCCATTGTTTTGCCATATATGAAGAAAAGACTTTTGTTTTATAAATGTTGGTTAGAGAATTTCTTCTTGTTTATTCTCTTTTGTTTTTCCTGCGACAGTGCTAGAAATTTGGGAAGATTTAAAACTTCCTTTTCTTCTCTTT
This genomic interval carries:
- a CDS encoding DNA-directed RNA polymerase subunit N, whose amino-acid sequence is MIIQIRCYSCGKPIAHLWEEYTKRTEKGEERKKVLDSLGLKRYCCRQTLMGHVDLLEVAGHFKKF